The genomic interval CGCGGTTGTCGCTAACTAAAATCGATCTTTCACCGAGGAAAAAGGGTATACGTGTTTGGCAGGGAATAGGAATCGAACTCGATATGGCCCGTCTGTTTCCGTTCCGCTCCGAGACGGCCGCCGAGGAAGGGAAACCCCGTGTCGTCGACCTCGAGGGGGAGGACGCCGACGCCGTGTTCGCGGCTCTCTCCTCGACGACGGCCCGGGAGATCTACGCGCGCCTCGACGAGGATCCCGCGACTCCCAGCGATATCGCTGATGCGATCGATTCGTCGATCCAGAACGTACGCTACCACCTCGAGAAGCTCGAGAACGCCGGCCTCGTCGAGGTCGTAGACACTTGGTACTCCTCGCGGGGCAACGAGATGAGCGTCTACGCGACGACCGACGGGCCGCTGATCGTGACCAGCGACGAGTCGAAAGCGACGAAACTGAAGGAGGCGCTCTCGCGGCTGATCGGCGGCGTCGGCGCGCTGGCGGGCGGGAGCGTTCTGGTTCAGTACGCGCTCACGGAGTGGCTCGCGCCGTCCGGGTCGGGGACGGGAGCGGACGCGGGAACGACGTCAGGCGGTGACAGCGCGGCGAGCGAGGACGGCACGTCGCCGACCGATTCGGCGGATGCGGCCGACGACGAATCAGTCGATGACGCGGAGCCGACGTCCCCGGACGACGGGGCGAGCGACGGATCCGACGCCGACGGCGGCGATTTCCAGATCACGGAGAACGACGATACCGAGCCCACGGGAGCCGAAAGCAACGGTACCGACGCAGACGGGGCCGACCAGGTCGATCCGGTGCTCGACGCCGACAACGAGACCGTTCAAAACGCCAGCGACGGCGCGCTGGACGCGGCCGACGCGGTGTTCGACACCGTACCGCCCGGGCTGCTCTTCTTCCTCGGCGGCCTGGTCGTTCTGCTCGCGGTGACGGCCTACTGGTACTGGTATCGGCCGACGTACTGAGGACGCCAGGGGTCGTCGGCGGACCGGCTCGCCGACGGTGCCGAGGATCGACGCCCGGAGCGAACGCCAACGGGTGGCTCGCGACTCGTTCGGGATTCTTTCGCAGGTCAACAGCTATTTGCCCCCCACGAACGAACTCGTATATAAACCGGTCTCTGTACGCAACTCCGCGTCACCGCCCCTCCCGGGGACAGATCTCCCATGGAAGACACTTCGAAATACCTCATTCACGCGGACGTCACGGCTGACGGGGTCGTCGAGCGGAGCGACGTCGTCGGCGCGATCTTCGGGCAGACCGAAGGCCTGCTCGGCGACGACCTCGATCTCCGCGACCTCCGGCAGTCCGGTAAAGTCGGCCGCATCGACGTCGAAATTGCGAGCACGCAAGGCACCTCCCACGGTCAGGTAACGATCGCGACCAGCCTCGACAAGGTCGAAACGGCCACTCTCGCCGCGTCCCTCGAGACGATCACGCGCGTCGGTCCCTGTCGGGCCGGCCTCGAAGTCACCGAGATCGAGGACGTGCGGGCAGCAAAGCGCAAGGAAGTCGTCGACCGCGCGAAGGAACTGCTCCAGACGGGCTTCGACGACTCGATCATGTCCTCCGACGAGATCCTCGCGGAGGTGCGCCAGCACGTCCGCGTCGAGGACATCACCGAGTACGAAGGCCTGCCCGCCGGCCCCCGCGTCACGGACAGCGACGCCATCATCGTCGTCGAGGGTCGGGCCGACGTGCTCACCCTGCTGAAGTACGGCATCAAGAACGCCATCGCGGTCGAGGGGACGAACGTCCCCGACGCTGTCGCCGAACTCACCCGCCACCGCACCGTCACGGCCTTCCTCGACGGCGACCGCGGCGGCGATCTCATTCTCGAGGAGCTCGCCCAGGTCGGCGACATCGACTACGTCGCCTTTGCGCCCGCCGACAGTTCCGTCGAGGACCTCGACCACCACGAGCTGTTCGCCGCCCTCCGGAACAAGGTCCCCTACGAGACCGTCGCCGAACTGAACGAGCCGCGGGAGGCGGTCGCCGCGACTGACGGCAGCACGACGCCAGCACCGCGGCCGTCCGAGGTAGGGACCGGGACCGCAACGGGGTCTGGGTCCGAGTCCGGGTCCACATCGTCGCCGACCGACGACGAGACCGACGGCGATACGGCCGCCGACGCCGACCTCGAAGCGAACACGGGGTCCGAGCTCGAGTCGGTGAGCGAATCGACCGGCAGCGTCGAAGCCGGCACTGACGCCGGGACCAGGCCCAACGCCGAACCCCCCGAAGCGCCGGCGAAGGCGAAAACCGAACGCACCGGCGCGAGCCGCGACCGGACCGACGCGGATGCGACCGGCGGGGGCCCCGCGATCGAGGCCGAGGTGGAAACGGAAACGGACCCAGCGTCCGAAACCGACAGCGGTCCCGAAACGGTCTACGACCACGCGGCCGAGATCATCCGAGCGGAGACCGACCGCGTCCGCTTTCTCGACGACGCGGGTGCGCCCATCGACGAGACCGACGCGAGCAACGCCTACAGCACGCTCGAGTCGCTCGAGACGACGCCGACGACGGTCGTTCTAGACGAGATCCTCGGCCAGCGGCTGCTCGACCTGGCGGCCGATCGCGGCGTCGACGTGATCGTCGCCCGCTCGCTCGGACAGTTCACCAAGCGCCCAACCGACGTCCGGATCCACGCGATCGAGGACGTCGCCGACCGACCGCCGAATTGAACCTGACCGGGAGCCGATCGACCGCTTCTCACGGGACCGTGCCGAGTAGTTGATAATCGGCCAGTGCCGAACGACCGATGATGAGTCCCCCGCCAACGGTCGCGCTCGCACTGCTCGGCGCCTGGGTGCTCCTGACCTTCTGGGCGACGAGCACCGCTGCAACTGCCCGGGCGCAGGCCGACGACCCGTTCGAGATCGCGATTCCAGACGACCAATCAGAGCACGCGCTCGACGAACCGGCTTCCGAGAACTCGTTCTCCGCCGCGGACGACTGATCTCTCCCTCGCACCCCGATCACCCCGCGCCGATCTCCGATTTTCGATACTCCCCTCACCCGACTCCCCTCGTCGCGCAGGTGTGACGGATCGGCGACCGGTCAGCCGGGAACGGCAACGGACACCACCAGCAGCGCACAGGCGAGCGCGCCGGACAGCGTCGCGAGGAAGTTCACGCCCTGATTGCCAAGGAGCGATCCCTCGAGGGTCGCCCCGAGCAGGCTGTCGACGGTCATGCCGACGATGCCGGCGGCGACGATGATCGCCGCGCCGACGGCGCCGACTTCGGGAAAGAGCGCGAAGGCCAGGCTGGCGACGACGGCCGCGCCGGTGACGCCGGCGAGTTCACCCTGCCAGGTAACGCCGCCGTCGGTGCCGGGATCGACCGGCTCGAGCGTCGTGATCAGTCGCGGCGTCTCGAAGACGCTCCCGATTTCGCTGGAGAGGGTGTCGCTCATCGCGGTCGCGATGGAGCCGGCGAAGGCGAAGAGGAACAGTTCGGGCTCCCGAGGGAGGAACCCGGCGTCGCTGGCCGCGTAGCCGAGCACCGCGACGAGCGCGACGGCGGCATTGCCGAGGACGTTGCCGCTGCCGCGCGCGCCGTTGTTGTCCTCGGCGACGCCGAGTTCCGCCTTGCGGTCGTAGCGGAACTTCGTCGAGAGACCGCCGATAGCGAAAAACGAGATGAGGACGGCGAACCAGCCGTAACCGCCGAGGACGATCGTCAGCAGGCCTGACAGGATGCCGGTGAGCATCCCCGCGATGGAGGCCGTCTCGAGGGCGTACGAAACGTACCCCAGCGCGACGGTGATCGCGAGCGCGACGACGATCTCGCCCGCGCTGATCGTCGGCTCGAGTTCCGCGAGCAGCCACAGCAGGAGGCCGACCGAAAGCACGACGATCGGATCGTCGGAGCGCAACAGGACGTCGCGGAGCAACGCCGCGAGGAACGCACCGCTGGTAGCCAGGAAGACGACGATCGGCGGCTCGGACACGACGGCGCCGACGAACGAATGCGCGATCGCCTGGCCGGCGACGGCGGCGACGGTCGCCGTAAGACAAAAGGCGGCCACGCGGCCGATGTCGTGGTCCGTTCGGAGCCGGACGAGTTGTTCGCCGAGGTTGCCGTAGCCGACGAGCAACACCGTCCCGACGAAGACGGTGACCGGCATCGCGGCCGCGGTCGCCATGAGTCCGAGCGCAACCCCCGCGAGGACGAACGTGATGAGGCCGTAGAGCCGAGCGTCCTCGTAGTCGCCCGGATAGGCGAGCAGTTCGAAGAGCGGGCCGTCGGTGATGCCGTAGGCTCCGAGTAGGACGACGCCGGCGATCGCGGCTCCCGCCCGCGGACCGAAGAGCGGAACGACGAGCGAGAGCGTACAGAGAACCGCGAACACGCCGGCTCGTCGAACGGGTGCTGTCACGATATCGGTCCCTTTCTGTGGCGTTCACTTGAAGCTTCGTGAACCCGGCTCGGTCGGTTTTCACTGGCCTCAACGGGCTGGTGCGGGCGGTCCGAATTCTCGGGTGATTGATCGGTCCGCGCCCCGTTCGAACCCGTAACCCGTATAGCACCGGCGATGAATGTCATTGCCGTGGGCTTGTACGAACGGTATCTCACGCTCCGGATCCGCCGCCACGACGGCGACCCGCCCGACCACGTCGCGCTCGTGATCACAGAGCGGGACCTGTTAGAGCGGGGCGCTTACGAGACGCTCACCGACTTCTTCGAGTGGGCCGACGAGTACGCCTCGCAGGTGACCGTCTACGTGAGCGTCCTCGACGCGGCGGCGGTCCCCGCCCTGCGGCGCGAGCTCGAGACGATCGACGCACCGCGCCCGATCGCCGTTCGTGGTCCGGAAGACAAGGCGCGCGCCGACGCCCCGATCCGGATCGGGATCGGCCTCGGCGGGAAACACGAGTTCACCAGCGCGGTCCGAACCCTCGCCGGGCGCGTCGACGCGGGCGAACTCGACCCCGACGAGATCGACGACGAACACGTCGAGGACCACCTGGTCTTTCCCTCGGAGCCGGATCTGGTGATCAAGACCGGTGCGGAACGGCTCTCGGATTTCATGATCTGGCAGTCGGTCTATTCGGAGCTGTACTTCACGGACGTGAACTGGCGGGACTTCCGCAAGCGGGACTTCCTGCGGGCGGTTCGGGAGTACTGTAATCGGTCGCGGCGGTTCGGCCAATAAGGGGAGCAGCGGCGGTCGATCGGTATCGGACCGTATGCTATTGTTTTCGCCGTTCTAACTGTTTGCACCCGCTGATTCGGGCTCGGATTCGGGTGTGCCCGCCAGGTCCGCGATCGGATCGGCGGCGGCGACGACCGGCCCGTCGAGCCGAACCGCGTCGGCGTCGCGGTCGTACTCGACGAGTTCGTACGCGTCGAGTTTCGGCAAGACGGTGTGGACGAGCGATGCGCGGACGGCGTCGACGTCGAGTTCGTCCCGGCGGGCGACGGCGTCGGTCAGCGTCGCGACCGAGAGCCGCGAGTCACACGTCGACAGGACGTGAAGGGTGAGCCGCGTTCGCGGATTCGCGAGGAGCGCGTACGCGTCGTCGAGCGAAACGTCCGTGAGCCGAACGAATCGCTCGACGTCGACGGCGGGAGCACGGGTGGGTGACGACATCGTACGTAATGTTGTCAATATTATAGATAAAGATTTTGTGGTGGGTGGGGTCCGTTCGGCGACCGAAGCGGCGTGTGGGAGCGAGGAGACCGGTCACCGTCCGGTCGCGGAGACTCCTGACCTCACCCTTCGGCCGTTCACCATCGGCCGTTCACCATCGGCCGTTCACCTTTAGCCGTCGGCACGTCGGAGCATTCGGTACTCGAACCGCCCTTCGGTCGTGGGGGCGCTGGTATGCCGTCGGCGCCCACGGTCGCGGTCTTAGTCGGCGGCCTGGCTGCCCGAGTCCCCGGTTTCCAGTTCGCTGGCGTCGATTTCGTCGACCTCGGGTCGTTCGGCGGAGGGGAGCGAGTCGCGGAACCGGTCGACGATCGAGCGGGCCTCGGCGAGTTCGGGCTCGCTGACGGCGCCCAGCAGGGCCAGCGCGCGCCTGGCGCGGGTCCGCCGCCAGGACTCCTCGCGGTGTTCGTAGGTGCGGATTCCTCGGAGAAAGTCGGTTTTGGAAAACTCCGGCCAGTAGGGCGTACAGAAGAAGACGGCCGCCTCGTTACCGTTTGCGTGCCACGGCAGGAAGTTCGACGTCCGCTCTTCGCCGCCGGGTCGAATGATGAGATCGACGTCTCGAACCGGCTGATCGTACAGACGATCTTCGATGTCTTCGACGTCGATCTCGTCGGGATCGAGGTCGCCGTCGGCGACGCCCTCGGCGACGCCGCGAGCGGCGTCGAGCAGCCGCGATCGGCCGCCGTACGCGAGCGCGATATTGAGAACGAACCGATCGTAGCCGCGAGTGCGTCGTTCGGCGTAGGCGACCGCGTCTTGGACTCGTTCGGGGAGCATCTCGGTTTCGCCGATGGCACGGATACAGACTTCGTTCTCGTGAACGCGCTCGGCGTCGCCGAACTCCCGGAGTTTATCGCAAAGGAGGTCGAACAGCGCCTCGTTTTCCTCTTCGGGGCGATCGAAGTTCTCCGTCGAGAACGTATACAGCGTCAGTTCCTCGACGCCGATGTCCTGACACCACTCGAGGATATGTTCGGCCGTCTGGGCGCCCGCACGGTGGCCCTCGTGGGCGTCGCCGCCTCGTTGGCGGGCGTACCGTCGGTTACCGTCCTGAATCACTGCAACGTGGGTCGGCGCGCCCGTGATTTCGCGGGAGAGCAGCCGCTCGTAGGCCGCGTCGGCGCACTGACGGAGCCACCGCTTCATTGCCCAAGGAAAGGTCAGCGATACCTATGTGTCTTGTGTGTTACGCACCATCATTGAGAAAGAACGGCACGCATCCGCGTTCGGCGGCCAGCGGGAGGATCGATACCCGTCAAACGACGCGTCTCCGCTCATCGGAACCGTGACGGCTATGGGTCCGGGCGCTCTCGGTCCCGACAATGGCAGACGCGAATTCGAACGCGCTCGACGAGGACCTCTACCAGCGGACCAAGGCGCTGCTCGAGCCGGGCGAGATCGATCTCAACGGGGCGATCGTCCACACCGATTACGACGGGCAGGAAGACGTCAAAATGATGCAGGCGACGATCGACGTCGGCGACATTATCGCCGACCGCTCCGGATACGACCCGAGCGAGTGCTACGTCTACTCCGGTAACGACGACACCGATTTCTCCTCGAATCAACACCAGGGGCTGACCCTGGACGACGAGGAGTTCGTCTGGGAGTGTCAGCAACTGCTTCGCGAGGGGAGTTTCGACATCGTCATCTACTACCGAGCGAGCGCGGACCACCAGGCGATCCTCGATGACGTCCGCGAGCTGGGGTACGACGTCACCGGCGTCGAAGGGTAGTCGGTCGCAGCCGACCGTCTCTTATCGGTCCGCGAGCCGAACGATCGGAGAGGACTGTTCCTGACGTCTCTGAAGGCACAACCGTTCGGAAGCGACGGCGACGACGCGCTCGAAGCCGGCAGCGGCACCGACCCGCGCCCATTCTGGGACCGAATCGGAACCACTCCCGTTCGGTTCGGTTTCGCCGCTCGTGCGCTAATACCAACCGGCGACGGTACGCGATGTTCGCCTTCCGGTGAGATTATAGCACCGTGGCACATACTGGCGATGAATGTCTTCGGATCTTTCCGTTACGGCGGACTGGAATGCACTGTATCTCAACGGGGAGTGGGTGCCGTCGGAAAGCGGCGACGAGATCGCCGTCGAGGACCCCTCGACGCGGGAGGTCGTCGCCGAGGTGCCGGCGGGCGTCGAGTCCGACGTCGATGCCGCGTACGAAGCCGCCGCGGATGCCCAGACGGAGTGGGCCCAGCGACCGCCCAGCGAGCGCAGCCAGGTCGTTCAGGGCGTCGTTCAGGAGCTTCAGGAACGCAGCGACGAGATCATCGACATCCTGGCCCATGAGGCCGGCGGCTCCCGAATCATGGGAGAGACCTCGATCCAACTGGCGACCGACCAGGCGGCCGAGGCGGCGACGATCCCGCGCCGAATGAAAGGCGAGCACGCCGAGTCCAACATCCCCGGCAAGGAGAACATCGTTCAGCGCGAGCCCAAGGGCGTGGTCACGGTGATCTCGCCGTGGAACTTCCCGCTGAACCTCTCGATGCGGGCGGTCGCGCCGGCGATCGCCGCCGGGAACGCGGTCGTGCTCAAACCCGCGACGAACACGCCGATCGCGGGCGGACTGCTGCTCGCGAAGCTGTTCGAGGAGGCGGGCGTTCCGGACGGCGTGCTGAACGTCGTTACTGGGACCGGCTCCGAGATCGGTGACCGGGTCGCCGGCCACCCCGAGAGCGACGTCGTCGCCTTCACCGGCTCGACGCCGGTCGGCCGCCGCGTCGCTTCCATCGCCGGCGAGAACCTCGCGGTCGCGGCCATGGAACTGGGCGGCAACAACGGCCACATCGTCACCGCCGACGCGGACGTGGAGGCGGCGGTCGACTCGGGGACCTTCGGCTCGTTCGTCCACCAGGGCCAGGTCTGCATCTCGATCAACCGTCACATCGTCCACGAGGACGTCTACGACGAGTACGTCGAACGCCTGGCCGAGCGTGCCGAGTCGCTGCCGGCGGGCAGCGCCCACGACCCAGACACGGTCGTCGGGCCGATCATCGACGGGTCCCAGCGCGACGAGATGCTCGGCTACGTCGAGGAGACAGTCAACGCGGGCGCGACGCTGGAAACCGGCGGCGAGACGGTCGAAATCGAGGGTGTCGACGACTCCCTGGTCGTCGCGCCGACGGTGCTCTCGGACGTGACCAACGACATGGCCGCCGCGTGCAACGAGCACTTCGGCCCCATCGCGCCGGTCATCCCGTTCTCGGATATCGACGAGGCCGTCGAGATCCACAACGCCACGGAGTACGGTCTCTCGGGGTCGGTCCACGCCGGCGACGTCGGCACCGGCAAGCGGATCGCCGAGCGGCTGGACACCGGGATGGTCCACATCAACGACCAGCCGATCAACGACGAGGCCCACGTCCCGTTCGGCGGCACCGGCGCCTCGGGCATGGGCGGGTACAACAGCGAGTCCTTCCTGGCGGAGATCACCGAGCAGAAGTGGCTCTCGCTGCAAAACGAGCGCCGAGAGTACCCGTTCTAACCGGTAACGACTCGGCGACGCGGCCCGCCGGCCGATCGGCGGGCGACGCCGCTCCGCCTCCGCAGTGAGCATCGATTCGCAGTCGCTATTTCGCGATTGTCAGTACCGGCGACCGATACCGTCCGGTTCGCTTATGCCCGGGGCGTCCTGACCGTCCCGTATGACTACGGACGTCGACCTCACGGAACGCGAGCGAGCGGTCGTCAACGCCTTCCAGGGCGGGTTTCCCGTCGTGGAACGGCCCTTCGAGGCGGCCGCGAGCGCGATGCGCGAGCGCGGGGTCGACATCGACGCGACGGAACTGCTCGAGACGATCCGAGACTTGGACGAGCGGGGCGTCCTCTCGCGGTTCGGCCCGCTCGTCAACGCCCAGGAGATCGGCGGCGCAGCGACCCTGGTCGCCATGCACGCCCCTGAGGACCGATTCGACGAGATCGTCGAGCAGGTTAACGCCCACCGCGAGGTGGCGCACAACTACGAGCGCGAACACCCCCACCTGAACGTCTGGTTCGTCGTGAGCGTCGCGGACGAGGACCGCGTCGACGAGGTGCTGGCCGCGATCGAGGACGAGACCGGGCAGGAAACGTACAACCTCCCCAAACAACAGGAGTTCCGCGTCGAAGCGAAGTTCTACGTCGACGGGCCGCTCGACGGCGGCGGCGACGTCGAGGCGGCCGGGATCGACCTGTCCGACCGCGGGCCCGACGTGACGCCGACCGACCAGGCGACCCTCTCGCCGGCCGACCGCGACCTGATCCTCGACGTCCAGGACGGCGTTCCGCTGACCGAGACGCCGTACGCGGACGTGGCCGACGCGATCAGTCGGGAGACGGAGTGGGTGCTCGAGACGCTCAAGCGGTTCGAGCGCGAGGGCAAGATCCGACGGATCGGCGTCGTGCCCAATCACTACGCGCTCGGCTACACGGAGAACGGGATGACCGTCTGGAACGTGCCGGACGACCTGGTCGCCGAAGTCGGCCCCGAAGTCGCCGCCCTGCCGTTCGTGACCCACTGCTATCAGCGGCCGCGCCACGAGAGCGTCTGGCCGTACAACTTCTTCGCGATGACTCACGGCCGCAGCGAGGACGAGAGCCAGCGGCGCATCGAGCAGGTTCGCGAGACCATGGCCGAGTACTGGGACGTCACCGACGACGACTGGGACTCCCTGTTCTCGACGCAGATCCTGAAGAAGACCGGCATCCGCCTGGACGAGCGCGCCGACGCGAACACCGAGGAGCGATAACCCCGGATGCCCGGATCCGATTTCTCACGATGATTCCGCTCCTGCACGATTTCACGGACGCGACGGTGCTCGTCTTCGGCGGCGGCCCCGTCGGCGCGCGGAAGGCCAGGCGGTTCGCCCGCGAGGCGCGGGTGCTCGTCGTCAGCCCTGCCTTCGCCGACCGGGACTTCGACGGCGCCGAACTGATCCGGGCCGCGCCCGAGCCCGACGACGTGGCCGGGTGGCTCGAGCGAGCCACGCCGGCGCTGGTCGTCGCCGCGACGGACGACGCGGCGCTCAACGAGGCCGTCGCCGAGGCGGCCCGCGATCGGGGGATCCTCGTCAACCGCGCGGACCGGTCGGGCGAGCGCGAACCGGGCAGCGTCGTCGTGCCCGCGACCGTCCGCGACGAGCCCGTCGTCGTCGCGGTCGCGACGGGCGGGACGGCGCCGGCGCTGAGCAAGTACCTCCGACGGGAACTCGAGGAGACGGTCGACGGTGCCGGCGAGGTGGCGCGGGCCTGCGGGGCGCTGCGCGAGGAGCTCAAATCCCGGGACGTGCCGGCCGATCGGCGGCGCGAGCTCGTCACCGACGTCGTCAATTCTCCGGATGTTTGGACAGCTTTACGTACTGGAGCTTCTAACTATTCGCAAGTGATCGAGGACGTGCTCGGCGAGGAACTGGCTACTGGGGGTGATCGACCGTGATGTCAACGGGGGTTGTGACCGCGGCGCGGGTAACTCACGAGAGCGGGGACGTCGATCAGCTGGCGGCCGCCAGTCCCGAGAGCCAGGCTGGTGCCGTGCAAGAACTGCTGACCGTTCCCGACATCGAGGAGGCGTACGTCCTCTCGACGTGTAACCGGGTCGAGGCGTACGTCGTCGGTCCGGACCACGCCGTCGGCCGGGCCGCGCTAGAGGAATTTTTCGCCGGGATCGACGACGAAGCGGTCGTCACGACCGACCACGACGAGAGCCTGCGCCACCTCCTGCGGGTGGCCGCCGGGCTCGACTCGGTCATCCTCGGCGAGGATCAGATCATCGGGCAGGTCCGGACCGCCTACGAGGACGCCCGCGACGCCGACGGCATCGACTCGATGCTCGAGGCCGCGGTCACGAAGGCGATCCACGTCGGCGAACGGGCCCGCACCGAGACCGCGATCAACGAGGGGGTCGTCTCGCTGGGCTCGGCCGCGGCGCGACGGGCCGAACGCGAGATTCCGCTGGATGGGGCGACCGCGCTGGTCGTCGGGGCCGGCGAGATGGGCCAACTCGCCGCCCGCAGCCTGGCGGCCGCCGGCGTCGACGAACTCGTCGTCGCCAACCGGACCGTCGCTCACGCCGAACACCTGGCCGCCGACTTCGAAGACGAGGCTGACGTCAGGGCTGCGCCGCTCGACGCGCTCGAGACGGTCGCGACCCGAGCCGACGTCGTCGTCACGGCCACCGGCAGCGACGAGCCGGTGCTCGAACCGACCCATCTCGAGGGGGCGGACGACGGCGCCGACGACGTCGGCGCAATCGAGCAGGTGATCGTCGACCTCGGCCAGCCGCGGGACGTCGCGCCCGAGACCGACGCGGTCTCCGCGGTGCGGGTCTTCGATCTGGACGACCTAGAGACGATCACCGAGGAGACCCGCGAGCAGCGGGCCGACGCCGCCCGCGAGGTCGAGGCCATGATCGACCGCGAGTTCGAACTGCTCGCGGAGCAGTACAAGCGGGCCCGCGCCGACGAGGCCATCGCCGCGATGTACGAATCCGCCGAGCGGATCAAGGAACGGGAGGTCGAGACGGCCCTCTCGCAACTCGGCGGCGAGGCCGCCGAGGAGCACCG from Natrinema salifodinae carries:
- the hemA gene encoding glutamyl-tRNA reductase, translating into MSTGVVTAARVTHESGDVDQLAAASPESQAGAVQELLTVPDIEEAYVLSTCNRVEAYVVGPDHAVGRAALEEFFAGIDDEAVVTTDHDESLRHLLRVAAGLDSVILGEDQIIGQVRTAYEDARDADGIDSMLEAAVTKAIHVGERARTETAINEGVVSLGSAAARRAEREIPLDGATALVVGAGEMGQLAARSLAAAGVDELVVANRTVAHAEHLAADFEDEADVRAAPLDALETVATRADVVVTATGSDEPVLEPTHLEGADDGADDVGAIEQVIVDLGQPRDVAPETDAVSAVRVFDLDDLETITEETREQRADAAREVEAMIDREFELLAEQYKRARADEAIAAMYESAERIKEREVETALSQLGGEAAEEHREIVEAMADSLVNQLLAPPTKSLREAAAEDDWSTVHTALQLFDPEFGENDPIAPLQAAAATHGEPSSGDASIGATDDD